TGCACCGAGCTGTGGTCAGCATCGTGGCGAATCTGTGCGAGTCCATTTCCTGGGTTTTTCACATCCCTTGGCCAGGAGGACTGCCAGTGAAAGCCTCTCTAGCGGCCATAGCGATTTGTGTTTTCAGCTTCCGTTTGGATGCTCAACCTTCCTTCAACCTTTCTTCCTCGACGGCGGTGGACGCAGGACCGGAAACAGTTACGTCAGCGGATGTCAACGGCGATGGCCAGGTGGATTTAATTAGCGCGAATATCAATGCCGACACGCTCTCGGTGTTGACCAATAACGGGAGCGGCGGTTTTTTGACTTCCGGCAGCTATCCGGTCGGTTCGTTCGCGCGCTACGTTGTAGCAACGGATGTCAACGGCGATGGCCAGGTGGATTTGATCGCCGCAAACCCTGGTGACAACACGGTCTCGGTACTGACAAACAACGGGAGCGGTGGTTTCGCGACCTCCGGTACCTATCCTGTAGGTGCAGGATCGCAGACGGTGACGGCGGCGGATGTCAACGGGGATGGCAAGCCAGATTTGATCACCGCGAACCAGGCTGCCAACACCTTATCAGTGCTCACGAACGATGGGACGGGTGGTTTTGTGGGCTCTGGCACTTATATCGTAGGTTCCGCGCCGATTGGGCTTACTGCAGGAGATGTGAACGGGGATGGCCGATTAGACCTCATCTGCGCGAACTACTATGACAATTCGCTTTCAGTACTGACCAACGATGGCAGAGGGGGCTTGGTGACTTCCGGAACCTATAGCGTAGGTGCTAATCCACTCGCTGTGGTCCCTGCAGATGTTAACGGTGATGGCAAGATTGACTTGGTTAGCGCGAATTCTGGTGCCAACACGCTTTCGGTTCTCACCAATGACGGCAGCGGTCATTTTGTACTGGCTTCGTCGCCTGGTGTAGGCTCCGTTCCAGTGGGGGTCGTCGCGGCCGATGTCAACGGAGACGGCGAGGTGGATTTGATCAGCGCGAATTACCAGAGCAGCACCCTTTCAGTGCTGACCAACAATGGCGCGGTTAGCTTTACAGTCGGCACGACGCTCAGTGTCGGCAACGGACCTTATTTTGTTACGGCGGCGGATGTCAACGGCGATGGCAAGTTGGATCTTATCAGCGCGAACGTGAATGACAGCACGCTTTCGGTTCTCACAAATGCCACTCCCTATCTTGTAATGATTACCAGCCAACCTCAAAGCCAGAGCATTGAAGAGGGTGTCTCAGCCAGCTTCGTCGTGAAGGCAACAGATTCTGCACCGCTAAGTTTCCAATGGCAGTTTTACGGCACGAATCTTCCGGGTGCCACCAACTCGTCTTTGCTTTTCACCAACTCACAATTAACCAATGCCGGCATTTATGCCGTGGTCGTGAGCAATCGTTTTGGCATGGCCACCAGTAGCAACGCCGTCCTGCAAGTGCTCCCGTATGGTGCTCCGAGCATCCAGGTCAATGGCCAGCCTGCCGTCGGGACCATCACGGCTTTCAGCTCTGCAGTGGTGACCCTCTCCGGCGGATATCCAGGCGGATTCATATACTATACGCTGGATGGCAGCACTCCGACGACCAACTCAACGCCCTATGCCGGACCATTCACGTTGACCAATTCAGCGGTGGTGAACGTTTTGGGAGTGAACGACGATTTCTCCCAGTCGTCTCAAGCCCCTTCCGTGGTCGTGCAGGTAGTTCCCCTATACATTCTGCAAACTTCAGTCATTGGCGGCGGCGTCCTCAGAGCCGCTCCGGCCAGTGCGCTTTACCCGAGCAACAGCATCGTGGTGCTGACGGCGTACGCAACACAGTATTCGATCTTTGATCACTGGACAGGGGATGCCAGCGGGAATCAAAATCCATTGAGCTTGTCCATGAATGGGCCGCGCAGTGTACAGGCGGTATTCGTGCAGACGGCATATCCACTCACCATGGGCACGCCGATCGGCGGCAGCGTGACGGCGAATGGACAGACCATTTCTGGCCCCACCTTTTATCCGGTTGGCAGCATGGTGACGCTGTCTGTCACAGCCAGCAACGGGTGGGTCTTCGCTGGCTGGCAAGGAGACGCCAGTGGCACGAACAATCCTTTAACGGTAACCATGAGCCAGACGAACAACATCCAGGCGATCTTCGCGCCGTCTGCTCAGGCAGCAGATTGGCCTTCCCTGCGATTTACCCAAATTGTCGCAAACACCTTCAATCATCCTGATGTAATCGCGCATGGGGGGGACAATAGTGGGCGATTGTTTGTTGTTGAACAAAGCGGTCGCATTTGGATTGTCAAGAGCAGCAACGTTCTGACACAGCCGTTCCTGGATATCTCTGCCCGTATTTTAAGTAGCGGGGCTGAACAAGGTTTGTTGGGGTTGGCCTTTCCACCCGGATACTCGACGAATGGTCATTTTTATGTCGATTATACTCGCAAACCTGATGGTGCGCTGGTCATTTCACGGTTCTTCGTGACTTCGACCAACTCAAATATTGCCGATCCCAACAGCGAGCAAATCATAAAAGTAATTTCGAAGCCGGTCCCATCCACGACCTTTAACAATCATAACGCCGGACAATTAGCATTTGGGCTTGATGGCTATCTTTACATTGGTGTCGGCGACGGTGGGTCCGAGGGCGACCCACGGAATAATGGACAGAACACGTCCACGCTGCTGGGCAAATTATTGCGGATCGATGTTGAAAGTGGCGCGTCCCCTTATGCCGTGCCCCCGAATAATCCCTTTGTTGGCAATACGAATTATGTGCCGGAAATTTGGGCGTTAGGGTTGCGTAATCCGTGGCGATTCTCTTTCGACCGCCTGACGGGTGATCTTTACATAGGTGATGTGGGCCAGAATCTCTACGAAGAGATTGACTTTCAGCCGGCAGGTTCTCCGGGCGCTCAGAATTACGGCTGGCGGATCATGGAGGGATACTCCAACTACATCGTGCCGGCCGGATTCACAAACTTTGTCGCCCTGACGTTGCCGGTGAGCGCTTACAGTCATATATCTAGT
The Pirellulales bacterium DNA segment above includes these coding regions:
- a CDS encoding chitobiase/beta-hexosaminidase C-terminal domain-containing protein; its protein translation is MKASLAAIAICVFSFRLDAQPSFNLSSSTAVDAGPETVTSADVNGDGQVDLISANINADTLSVLTNNGSGGFLTSGSYPVGSFARYVVATDVNGDGQVDLIAANPGDNTVSVLTNNGSGGFATSGTYPVGAGSQTVTAADVNGDGKPDLITANQAANTLSVLTNDGTGGFVGSGTYIVGSAPIGLTAGDVNGDGRLDLICANYYDNSLSVLTNDGRGGLVTSGTYSVGANPLAVVPADVNGDGKIDLVSANSGANTLSVLTNDGSGHFVLASSPGVGSVPVGVVAADVNGDGEVDLISANYQSSTLSVLTNNGAVSFTVGTTLSVGNGPYFVTAADVNGDGKLDLISANVNDSTLSVLTNATPYLVMITSQPQSQSIEEGVSASFVVKATDSAPLSFQWQFYGTNLPGATNSSLLFTNSQLTNAGIYAVVVSNRFGMATSSNAVLQVLPYGAPSIQVNGQPAVGTITAFSSAVVTLSGGYPGGFIYYTLDGSTPTTNSTPYAGPFTLTNSAVVNVLGVNDDFSQSSQAPSVVVQVVPLYILQTSVIGGGVLRAAPASALYPSNSIVVLTAYATQYSIFDHWTGDASGNQNPLSLSMNGPRSVQAVFVQTAYPLTMGTPIGGSVTANGQTISGPTFYPVGSMVTLSVTASNGWVFAGWQGDASGTNNPLTVTMSQTNNIQAIFAPSAQAADWPSLRFTQIVANTFNHPDVIAHGGDNSGRLFVVEQSGRIWIVKSSNVLTQPFLDISARILSSGAEQGLLGLAFPPGYSTNGHFYVDYTRKPDGALVISRFFVTSTNSNIADPNSEQIIKVISKPVPSTTFNNHNAGQLAFGLDGYLYIGVGDGGSEGDPRNNGQNTSTLLGKLLRIDVESGASPYAVPPNNPFVGNTNYVPEIWALGLRNPWRFSFDRLTGDLYIGDVGQNLYEEIDFQPAGSPGAQNYGWRIMEGYSNYIVPAGFTNFVALTLPVSAYSHISSPYDPYGSGAVIGGYVYRGPTQPRMNGIYFYGDFSFGWIWGLKQVETNWQSFPLLNPPYSSSSFQISTFGEDDPGNLYFADYYRGIIYQIQDSLQVWAPSFSPPNGIVNADHVTATCPTPGAIIHYTSNGLDPTESDPIVVSGGAIQVSSGTTNKLRAFRSDLSPSAVASAIFTFQVGTPIFNPPQGPITNNTPVQISTITPGAVIYFTTDGTVPTTHSSIYSGPITLSGGLTLKAVGIDVGYSNSAVASATYSFAQAATPTFSPSSGPITNRTSISITCSTTGAVIYYTLDGSTPNTNSAIYTSPITLNGGTTLNAMAAAGGYLNSAVQSTFYQLVQTATPVFSPPSGVVAYGSAISISCATPGATIYFTIDGSTPTSNSAVYSVPPIIYQDFTLSAFAVAPDHLSSAIQSASFTLQQAKAPIFSPATGPLTNGTLITISSDTSNAVIRYTLDGSDPNTNINTLIYSDPILFTNTETLTARAYRYDMDPSTATSTFYGLVDFEDNVVVS